Proteins encoded by one window of Phycisphaeraceae bacterium:
- a CDS encoding OPT/YSL family transporter, which yields MTNPNDPTSAASNAETSAAGAAGLDRAARAAAGFTNDDQIYVPEPGERQLTLRAVLTGCLIGGVVGSMNVSLGLKIGWSFGGSIIAAILGFSLWAFLHQMFQVRRFGVLETNIAQTTGSAAGAMASAAGLLAPIPALAMLDGDNAMRLSYVQLTLWSLAVGYLGVFFAVPLRNQMVVVEKLRFPTGTATAQTIVSIFAEGAEAIRKAKVLLIFALVGLFVIALKTAWFDGYAQIAGYVNNPLSVLLGGQSAQSLIDDPSTPLIIGMAAIMIKWGFFPIATPAMTGAGLIVGPRIGLSILAGALIGWGLLGPYVMSGGGLLGALFGGHDGWTERQVIMDSRFGVQGWILWPGVAIMVGDALMSLALSWRTILNTFRRTTTADPSTQFETPEQRVPNSWWIGGLALGTIAAVVVMELVFGIPFWMTLIAVALSAVLAAIAVRSTGETDINPVGGMGKVTQLAFAGVAPGQIPTNLMAAAVTGSGASQAGDMMHDLKTGRMLGASPRKQIIAQCIGITAGILIVVPVYWVFSKVYTIGEAGGEYPAPAAHAWRGVAEVLATGFGSLPPYAPTAIVIGLIFGALVPIVRKIFPKAAPYTPSALAMGIAFIVPPAYPVMMFLGSMVLVVWRKLRPVQCKALVFAVASGLIAGEGVMNVIVAVWSLAKEWLSG from the coding sequence ATGACCAACCCCAACGACCCGACATCCGCTGCCTCGAACGCCGAGACTTCTGCCGCCGGAGCAGCGGGGCTCGATCGGGCAGCACGCGCGGCTGCCGGGTTCACCAACGACGATCAGATCTATGTCCCCGAGCCGGGCGAGCGGCAACTGACGCTGCGGGCGGTGCTGACCGGGTGTCTGATCGGCGGCGTGGTCGGGTCGATGAATGTGTCGCTGGGGCTCAAGATCGGCTGGAGTTTCGGCGGATCGATCATCGCGGCGATTCTCGGCTTCTCGCTGTGGGCGTTTTTGCATCAGATGTTTCAGGTGCGGCGCTTCGGGGTGCTCGAAACCAATATCGCGCAGACCACCGGCTCGGCTGCGGGGGCGATGGCGTCGGCGGCTGGTCTGCTCGCGCCGATTCCGGCGCTGGCGATGCTCGACGGCGACAACGCCATGCGATTGTCTTATGTCCAGTTGACGCTCTGGTCGCTGGCGGTTGGCTATCTCGGCGTGTTCTTCGCGGTCCCGCTGCGCAATCAGATGGTCGTGGTCGAGAAGCTGCGATTCCCGACCGGCACGGCGACGGCGCAGACGATCGTGTCGATCTTTGCCGAGGGAGCCGAGGCGATCCGCAAGGCCAAGGTGCTGCTGATCTTTGCGCTTGTGGGGTTGTTTGTGATCGCGCTCAAGACCGCGTGGTTCGATGGGTATGCACAGATCGCGGGATACGTCAACAACCCGCTGTCGGTGCTGCTCGGCGGCCAGTCCGCGCAGTCGCTGATCGACGATCCCTCGACGCCGCTCATCATCGGCATGGCTGCGATCATGATCAAGTGGGGTTTCTTTCCGATCGCGACGCCGGCGATGACGGGGGCGGGGCTGATCGTCGGCCCGCGGATCGGCTTGTCGATCCTGGCCGGCGCGCTCATCGGCTGGGGGTTGCTCGGGCCGTACGTGATGTCGGGCGGCGGGCTGCTGGGCGCGCTGTTCGGCGGGCATGACGGGTGGACAGAGCGGCAGGTCATCATGGACTCGCGCTTTGGCGTGCAGGGCTGGATCCTGTGGCCGGGCGTGGCGATCATGGTCGGCGATGCGCTCATGTCGCTCGCTCTTTCGTGGCGCACGATTCTCAATACCTTCCGGCGCACCACCACTGCAGACCCGTCGACGCAGTTTGAGACGCCCGAGCAGCGCGTGCCCAACTCGTGGTGGATCGGCGGGCTGGCGCTGGGCACGATCGCGGCGGTGGTGGTGATGGAGCTTGTCTTCGGCATTCCGTTCTGGATGACACTCATCGCAGTGGCGCTCTCGGCGGTGCTGGCCGCGATCGCGGTGCGTTCGACGGGCGAGACGGACATCAACCCGGTCGGGGGCATGGGCAAGGTGACGCAGCTGGCGTTTGCGGGCGTTGCGCCGGGGCAGATCCCGACGAACCTGATGGCGGCGGCGGTGACGGGCTCGGGCGCATCGCAGGCCGGCGACATGATGCACGATCTCAAGACGGGGCGCATGCTCGGCGCGTCGCCGCGCAAGCAGATCATCGCTCAGTGCATCGGCATCACCGCGGGGATTCTGATCGTCGTGCCGGTGTACTGGGTGTTCTCGAAGGTCTACACGATCGGCGAGGCGGGCGGCGAGTATCCGGCCCCGGCGGCGCATGCGTGGCGCGGCGTGGCCGAGGTGCTGGCGACGGGCTTTGGTTCGCTCCCGCCGTATGCACCGACAGCGATCGTGATCGGGCTGATCTTCGGCGCGCTGGTGCCGATCGTGCGCAAGATCTTCCCGAAGGCGGCTCCGTACACGCCCAGCGCGCTGGCGATGGGCATCGCGTTCATCGTCCCGCCGGCGTACCCGGTCATGATGTTCCTGGG